A window from Theobroma cacao cultivar B97-61/B2 chromosome 3, Criollo_cocoa_genome_V2, whole genome shotgun sequence encodes these proteins:
- the LOC18605417 gene encoding cleavage and polyadenylation specificity factor subunit 1 isoform X4, with protein sequence MSYAAYKMMHWPTGIDNCASGFVTHCRADFTPQIPLNQTEDLESEWPARRGIGPVPNLIVTAANLLEIYVVRVQEEGRREARNSTEVKRGGVLDGVSRVSLELVCNYRLHGNVESMAVLSIGGGDGSRRRDSIILAFQDAKISVLEFDDSIHGLRTTSMHCFEGPEWLHLKRGRESFARGPLVKVDPQGRCGGVLVYDLQMIILKASQAGSGFVGEDDAFGSGGAVSARVESSYIINLRDLDVKHIKDFIFVHGYIEPVMVILHERELTWAGRVSWKHHTCMISALSISTTLKQHPLIWSAVNLPHDAYKLLAVPSPIGGVLVISANTIHYHSQSASCALALNNYAISVDNSQDLPRSNFSVELDAANATWLLNDVALLSTKTGELLLLTLIYDGRVVQRLDLSKSKASVLTSDITTIGNSLFFLGSRLGDSLLVQFSGGSGASALPSGLKEEVGDIEGDVPLAKRLRRSSSDALQDMVGGEELSLYGSAPNNTESAQKTFLFAVRDSLTNVGPLKDFSYGLRINADVNATGIAKQSNYELVCCSGHGKNGALCVLRQSIRPEMITEVELTGCKGIWTVYHKSTRSHSADLSKVTDDDDEYHAYLIISLEARTMVLETADLLTEVTESVDYYVQGRTIAAGNLFGRRRVVQVYERGARILDGSFMTQELSIPSPNSESSPGSENSTVISVSIADPYVLLRMTDGSILLLVGDPATCTVSINTPTAFEGSKKMVSACTLYHDKGPEPWLRKASTDAWLSTGVGESIDGADGGPHDQGDIYCVVCYESGALEIFDVPNFNCVFSMENFSSGRTRLVDAYTLESSKDSEKVINKSSEELTGQGRKENVQNLKVVELAMQRWSANHSRPFLFGILTDGTILCYHAYLFEGSENASKVEDSVVAQNSVGLSNINASRLRNLRFIRIPLDAYTREEMSNGTLSQRITIFKNISGYQGFFLSGSRPAWFMVFRERLRVHPQLCDGSIVAFTVLHNVNCNHGFIYVTSQGILKICQIPSASNYDNYWPVQKIPLRGTPHQVTYFAERNLYPIIVSVPVHKPVNQVLSSLVDQEVGHQMDNHNLSSDELQRTYTVDEFEVRILEPEKSGGPWETKATIPMQSSENALTVRVVTLFNTTTKENESLLAIGTAYIQGEDVAARGRVILCSIGRNTDNPQNLVSEVYSKELKGAISALASLQGHLLIASGPKIILHNWTGSELNGIAFYDAPPLYVVSLNIVKNFILLGDVHKSIYFLSWKEQGAQLSLLAKDFGSLDCFATEFLIDGSTLSLMVSDEQKNIQV encoded by the exons ATGAGCTACGCGGCCTACAAGATGATGCACTGGCCCACCGGAATCGATAACTGCGCCTCCGGCTTCGTCACCCACTGCCGTGCGGATTTCACGCCTCAAATTCCGCTCAACCAGACTGAAGATCTTGAATCTGAATGGCCCGCAAGGCGCGGCATTGGTCCCGTTCCGAACCTCATCGTCACCGCTGCTAACCTTCTCGAAATCTATGTGGTCAGGGTTCAAGAAGAGGGCAGAAGGGAAGCCAGAAACTCCACTGAAGTCAAGCGCGGCGGGGTTTTGGATGGGGTATCCAGGGTTTCTCTCGAGCTCGTTTGCAATTATAG GTTACATGGTAATGTTGAATCTATGGCGGTACTATCTATAGGAGGTGGTGATGGCTCTAGGAGGAGAGATTCAATTATCTTAGCCTTTCAAGATGCCAAAATTTCGGTCCTGGAGTTTGATGATTCCATCCATGGTCTTCGAACAAC CTCAATGCATTGCTTTGAGGGCCCGGAGTGGCTTCATTTGAAAAGAGGAAGAGAATCATTTGCTAGAGGGCCACTGGTAAAGGTTGATCCTCAAGGCAGGTGTGGCGGCGTTCTTGTTTATGATTTGCAAATGATAATACTTAAAGCTTCTCAG GCTGGTTCTGGATTTGTGGGAGAGGATGATGCTTTTGGATCTGGAGGTGCAGTTTCTGCTCGTGTTGAGTCATCTTACATTATCAATTTACGAGATTTGGACGTGAAGCACAttaaagattttatatttGTGCATG GGTATATTGAGCCGGTGATGGTTATCCTTCATGAGCGGGAGCTTACTTGGGCTGGGCGAGTCTCTTGGAAGCACCATACTTGCATGATTTCTGCACTTAGTATTAGCACAACCTTGAAGCAGCATCCTCTCATATGGTCAGCAGTT aaTCTTCCTCATGATGCTTACAAGCTGCTTGCAGTTCCGTCGCCAATTGGAGGTGTTCTTGTGATTAGTGCAAATACTATTCATTATCATAGTCAG TCGGCTTCATGCGCACTTGCTTTGAACAATTATGCTATTTCTGTTGATAACAG tcAAGACCTTCCAAGATCAAATTTCAGTGTAGAACTTGATGCTGCTAATGCAACTTGGTTACTAAATGATGTAGCCTTGCTATCAACAAAGACTGGAGAACTGTTATTGCTGACCCTTATTTATGATGGGCG GGTTGTGCAGAGACTTGATCTTTCCAAGTCCAAGGCTTCAGTACTTACTTCG GACATTACAACTATTGGAAATTCATTGTTCTTTTTGGGTAGTCGATTGGGAGATAGTTTGCTTGTGCAATTCAGTGGTGGATCAGGAGCGTCAGCCTTGCCATCTGGTTTGAAGGAAGAG GTTGGAGATATTGAAGGTGATGTCCCTCTGGCAAAGCGATTGCGAAGGTCATCTTCTGATGCTTTGCAAGATATGGTTGGCGGTGAAGAGCTTTCTTTGTATGGTTCGGCCCCAAATAACACTGAGTCAGCACAG AAGACTTTCTTGTTTGCAGTGAGAGACTCATTAACTAATGTTGGCCCTTTGAAGGACTTCTCATATGGCTTGAGGATTAATGCTGATGTGAATGCAACTGGAATTGCCAAACAAAGTAATTATGAGCTG GTGTGCTGTTCTGGCCATGGAAAGAATGGTGCCCTCTGTGTTCTACGACAGTCAATTCGTCCTGAAATGATTACCGAG GTTGAACTAACTGGTTGTAAAGGAATTTGGACTGTCTACCACAAGAGCACACGCAGTCACAGTGCTGATTTGTCTAAAGTgactgatgatgatgatgaatatCATGCATATTTGATTATAAGTCTGGAGGCGCGCACCATG GTGCTTGAAACAGCTGATCTTTTGACAGAAGTGACTGAAAGTGTAGACTATTATGTTCAAGGAAGAACAATTGCTGCAGGAAATTTGTTTGGAAG GCGTCGAGTTGTCCAGGTCTATGAACGTGGTGCTCGAATTCTGGATGGTTCTTTTATGACTCAAGAACTGAGTATTCCATCACCAAACTCTGAATCTAGCCCTGGTTCTGAGAATTCTACAGTAATATCTGTTTCTATTGCTGATCCTTATGTGTTGCTAAGAATGACTGATGGAAGCATTCTTCTCCTTGTTGGAG ATCCTGCTACTTGCACTGTTTCTATAAACACTCCAACTGCATTTGAAGGCTCAAAGAAAATGGTATCTGCCTGTACATTGTATCATGATAAAGGTCCAGAGCCATGGCTCCGCAAAGCAAGTACTGATGCGTGGCTTTCCACTGGCGTCGGGGAGTCCATTGACGGTGCTGATGGTGGGCCACATGATCAAGGGGATATATATTGTGTCGTTTGTTATGAGAGTGGTGCTCTTGAAATATTTGATGTGCCAAATTTCAATTGTGTTTTCTCTATGGAAAATTTTTCATCTGGAAGAACCCGCCTTGTTGATGCCTATACACTGGAATCTTCTAAGGATTCTGAGAAAGTGATTAATAAAAGTTCTGAAGAATTGACTGGCCAAGGCAGGAAagaaaatgttcaaaacctGAAGGTTGTTGAGTTGGCCATGCAGAGATGGTCTGCAAATCACAGTCGtccatttctttttggaaTATTAACGGATGGAACAATTCTTTGTTATCATGCTTACCTATTTGAAGGTTCAGAAAATGCTTCTAAAGTTGAGGATTCAGTTGTTGCACAAAATTCTGTTGGCTTAAGCAATATTAATGCTTCTAGGCTTAGGAATTTGAGATTTATTCGCATCCCGTTGGATGCTTACACGAGGGAGGAGATGTCAAATGGAACCTTATCCCAAAGGATTACAATTTTTAAGAATATTAGTGGTTATCAAGGGTTCTTCCTCTCTGGTTCAAGACCAGCTTGGTTTATGGTATTCAGAGAACGGCTTCGAGTTCATCCACAG CTATGTGATGGATCTATTGTTGCTTTCACTGTTCTTCATAATGTCAACTGTAATCATGGGTTCATATATGTTACATCGCAG gGTATTCTAAAGATTTGCCAAATCCCATCTGCATCAAACTATGACAACTATTGGCCAGTGCAAAAA ATTCCACTAAGGGGCACTCCACATCAAGTGACTTACTTTGCTGAGAGGAATCTTTACCCAATTATAGTTTCAGTTCCT GTTCATAAGCCAGTTAATCAAGTGCTATCTTCATTGGTTGATCAAGAAGTTGGCCATCAGATGGACAATCATAATTTGAGTTCTGATGAGTTGCAACGAACTTATACAGTGGATGAGTTCGAGGTTCGGATTTTGGAACCTGAAAAATCTGGTGGTCCTTGGGAAACTAAGGCAACTATACCAATGCAGAGTTCTGAAAATGCTCTAACTGTGAGAGTGGTCACTCTGTTT AATACCACCACAAAAGAGAATGAATCCCTTTTGGCTATTGGGACAGCTTACATTCAAGGAGAGGATGTTGCTGCTAGAGGACGTGTGATTTTGTGTTCAATTGGAAGGAACACTGATAATCCTCAGAATTTG GTGTCAGAGGTTTATTCAAAGGAACTAAAAGGTGCTATATCTGCTTTAGCCTCCCTTCAAGGTCATCTATTGATAGCTTCTGGTCCGAAAATTATTCTACATAATTGGACTGGTAGTGAGCTGAATGGCATTGCATTTTATGATGCTCCACCATTATATGTTGTGAGCTTAAATATA GTCAAGAATTTTATCCTTCTTGGTGACGTTCACAAGAGCATATACTTTCTCAGTTGGAAGGAACAGGGTGCTCAACTTAGCTTATTGGCCAAGGATTTTGGCTCCCTTGATTGTTTTGCAACAGAATTTTTGATTGACGGAAGTACATTAAGTCTCATGGTTTCAGATGAACAAAAGAATATTCAG GTGTAG
- the LOC18605417 gene encoding cleavage and polyadenylation specificity factor subunit 1 isoform X5 translates to MSYAAYKMMHWPTGIDNCASGFVTHCRADFTPQIPLNQTEDLESEWPARRGIGPVPNLIVTAANLLEIYVVRVQEEGRREARNSTEVKRGGVLDGVSRVSLELVCNYRLHGNVESMAVLSIGGGDGSRRRDSIILAFQDAKISVLEFDDSIHGLRTTSMHCFEGPEWLHLKRGRESFARGPLVKVDPQGRCGGVLVYDLQMIILKASQAGSGFVGEDDAFGSGGAVSARVESSYIINLRDLDVKHIKDFIFVHGYIEPVMVILHERELTWAGRVSWKHHTCMISALSISTTLKQHPLIWSAVNLPHDAYKLLAVPSPIGGVLVISANTIHYHSQSASCALALNNYAISVDNSQDLPRSNFSVELDAANATWLLNDVALLSTKTGELLLLTLIYDGRVVQRLDLSKSKASVLTSDITTIGNSLFFLGSRLGDSLLVQFSGGSGASALPSGLKEEVGDIEGDVPLAKRLRRSSSDALQDMVGGEELSLYGSAPNNTESAQKTFLFAVRDSLTNVGPLKDFSYGLRINADVNATGIAKQSNYELVCCSGHGKNGALCVLRQSIRPEMITEVELTGCKGIWTVYHKSTRSHSADLSKVTDDDDEYHAYLIISLEARTMVLETADLLTEVTESVDYYVQGRTIAAGNLFGRRRVVQVYERGARILDGSFMTQELSIPSPNSESSPGSENSTVISVSIADPYVLLRMTDGSILLLVGDPATCTVSINTPTAFEGSKKMVSACTLYHDKGPEPWLRKASTDAWLSTGVGESIDGADGGPHDQGDIYCVVCYESGALEIFDVPNFNCVFSMENFSSGRTRLVDAYTLESSKDSEKVINKSSEELTGQGRKENVQNLKVVELAMQRWSANHSRPFLFGILTDGTILCYHAYLFEGSENASKVEDSVVAQNSVGLSNINASRLRNLRFIRIPLDAYTREEMSNGTLSQRITIFKNISGYQGFFLSGSRPAWFMVFRERLRVHPQLCDGSIVAFTVLHNVNCNHGFIYVTSQGILKICQIPSASNYDNYWPVQKIPLRGTPHQVTYFAERNLYPIIVSVPVHKPVNQVLSSLVDQEVGHQMDNHNLSSDELQRTYTVDEFEVRILEPEKSGGPWETKATIPMQSSENALTVRVVTLFNTTTKENESLLAIGTAYIQGEDVAARGRVILCSIGRNTDNPQNLVSEVYSKELKGAISALASLQGHLLIASGPKIILHNWTGSELNGIAFYDAPPLYVVSLNIVKNFILLGDVHKSIYFLVGRNRLL, encoded by the exons ATGAGCTACGCGGCCTACAAGATGATGCACTGGCCCACCGGAATCGATAACTGCGCCTCCGGCTTCGTCACCCACTGCCGTGCGGATTTCACGCCTCAAATTCCGCTCAACCAGACTGAAGATCTTGAATCTGAATGGCCCGCAAGGCGCGGCATTGGTCCCGTTCCGAACCTCATCGTCACCGCTGCTAACCTTCTCGAAATCTATGTGGTCAGGGTTCAAGAAGAGGGCAGAAGGGAAGCCAGAAACTCCACTGAAGTCAAGCGCGGCGGGGTTTTGGATGGGGTATCCAGGGTTTCTCTCGAGCTCGTTTGCAATTATAG GTTACATGGTAATGTTGAATCTATGGCGGTACTATCTATAGGAGGTGGTGATGGCTCTAGGAGGAGAGATTCAATTATCTTAGCCTTTCAAGATGCCAAAATTTCGGTCCTGGAGTTTGATGATTCCATCCATGGTCTTCGAACAAC CTCAATGCATTGCTTTGAGGGCCCGGAGTGGCTTCATTTGAAAAGAGGAAGAGAATCATTTGCTAGAGGGCCACTGGTAAAGGTTGATCCTCAAGGCAGGTGTGGCGGCGTTCTTGTTTATGATTTGCAAATGATAATACTTAAAGCTTCTCAG GCTGGTTCTGGATTTGTGGGAGAGGATGATGCTTTTGGATCTGGAGGTGCAGTTTCTGCTCGTGTTGAGTCATCTTACATTATCAATTTACGAGATTTGGACGTGAAGCACAttaaagattttatatttGTGCATG GGTATATTGAGCCGGTGATGGTTATCCTTCATGAGCGGGAGCTTACTTGGGCTGGGCGAGTCTCTTGGAAGCACCATACTTGCATGATTTCTGCACTTAGTATTAGCACAACCTTGAAGCAGCATCCTCTCATATGGTCAGCAGTT aaTCTTCCTCATGATGCTTACAAGCTGCTTGCAGTTCCGTCGCCAATTGGAGGTGTTCTTGTGATTAGTGCAAATACTATTCATTATCATAGTCAG TCGGCTTCATGCGCACTTGCTTTGAACAATTATGCTATTTCTGTTGATAACAG tcAAGACCTTCCAAGATCAAATTTCAGTGTAGAACTTGATGCTGCTAATGCAACTTGGTTACTAAATGATGTAGCCTTGCTATCAACAAAGACTGGAGAACTGTTATTGCTGACCCTTATTTATGATGGGCG GGTTGTGCAGAGACTTGATCTTTCCAAGTCCAAGGCTTCAGTACTTACTTCG GACATTACAACTATTGGAAATTCATTGTTCTTTTTGGGTAGTCGATTGGGAGATAGTTTGCTTGTGCAATTCAGTGGTGGATCAGGAGCGTCAGCCTTGCCATCTGGTTTGAAGGAAGAG GTTGGAGATATTGAAGGTGATGTCCCTCTGGCAAAGCGATTGCGAAGGTCATCTTCTGATGCTTTGCAAGATATGGTTGGCGGTGAAGAGCTTTCTTTGTATGGTTCGGCCCCAAATAACACTGAGTCAGCACAG AAGACTTTCTTGTTTGCAGTGAGAGACTCATTAACTAATGTTGGCCCTTTGAAGGACTTCTCATATGGCTTGAGGATTAATGCTGATGTGAATGCAACTGGAATTGCCAAACAAAGTAATTATGAGCTG GTGTGCTGTTCTGGCCATGGAAAGAATGGTGCCCTCTGTGTTCTACGACAGTCAATTCGTCCTGAAATGATTACCGAG GTTGAACTAACTGGTTGTAAAGGAATTTGGACTGTCTACCACAAGAGCACACGCAGTCACAGTGCTGATTTGTCTAAAGTgactgatgatgatgatgaatatCATGCATATTTGATTATAAGTCTGGAGGCGCGCACCATG GTGCTTGAAACAGCTGATCTTTTGACAGAAGTGACTGAAAGTGTAGACTATTATGTTCAAGGAAGAACAATTGCTGCAGGAAATTTGTTTGGAAG GCGTCGAGTTGTCCAGGTCTATGAACGTGGTGCTCGAATTCTGGATGGTTCTTTTATGACTCAAGAACTGAGTATTCCATCACCAAACTCTGAATCTAGCCCTGGTTCTGAGAATTCTACAGTAATATCTGTTTCTATTGCTGATCCTTATGTGTTGCTAAGAATGACTGATGGAAGCATTCTTCTCCTTGTTGGAG ATCCTGCTACTTGCACTGTTTCTATAAACACTCCAACTGCATTTGAAGGCTCAAAGAAAATGGTATCTGCCTGTACATTGTATCATGATAAAGGTCCAGAGCCATGGCTCCGCAAAGCAAGTACTGATGCGTGGCTTTCCACTGGCGTCGGGGAGTCCATTGACGGTGCTGATGGTGGGCCACATGATCAAGGGGATATATATTGTGTCGTTTGTTATGAGAGTGGTGCTCTTGAAATATTTGATGTGCCAAATTTCAATTGTGTTTTCTCTATGGAAAATTTTTCATCTGGAAGAACCCGCCTTGTTGATGCCTATACACTGGAATCTTCTAAGGATTCTGAGAAAGTGATTAATAAAAGTTCTGAAGAATTGACTGGCCAAGGCAGGAAagaaaatgttcaaaacctGAAGGTTGTTGAGTTGGCCATGCAGAGATGGTCTGCAAATCACAGTCGtccatttctttttggaaTATTAACGGATGGAACAATTCTTTGTTATCATGCTTACCTATTTGAAGGTTCAGAAAATGCTTCTAAAGTTGAGGATTCAGTTGTTGCACAAAATTCTGTTGGCTTAAGCAATATTAATGCTTCTAGGCTTAGGAATTTGAGATTTATTCGCATCCCGTTGGATGCTTACACGAGGGAGGAGATGTCAAATGGAACCTTATCCCAAAGGATTACAATTTTTAAGAATATTAGTGGTTATCAAGGGTTCTTCCTCTCTGGTTCAAGACCAGCTTGGTTTATGGTATTCAGAGAACGGCTTCGAGTTCATCCACAG CTATGTGATGGATCTATTGTTGCTTTCACTGTTCTTCATAATGTCAACTGTAATCATGGGTTCATATATGTTACATCGCAG gGTATTCTAAAGATTTGCCAAATCCCATCTGCATCAAACTATGACAACTATTGGCCAGTGCAAAAA ATTCCACTAAGGGGCACTCCACATCAAGTGACTTACTTTGCTGAGAGGAATCTTTACCCAATTATAGTTTCAGTTCCT GTTCATAAGCCAGTTAATCAAGTGCTATCTTCATTGGTTGATCAAGAAGTTGGCCATCAGATGGACAATCATAATTTGAGTTCTGATGAGTTGCAACGAACTTATACAGTGGATGAGTTCGAGGTTCGGATTTTGGAACCTGAAAAATCTGGTGGTCCTTGGGAAACTAAGGCAACTATACCAATGCAGAGTTCTGAAAATGCTCTAACTGTGAGAGTGGTCACTCTGTTT AATACCACCACAAAAGAGAATGAATCCCTTTTGGCTATTGGGACAGCTTACATTCAAGGAGAGGATGTTGCTGCTAGAGGACGTGTGATTTTGTGTTCAATTGGAAGGAACACTGATAATCCTCAGAATTTG GTGTCAGAGGTTTATTCAAAGGAACTAAAAGGTGCTATATCTGCTTTAGCCTCCCTTCAAGGTCATCTATTGATAGCTTCTGGTCCGAAAATTATTCTACATAATTGGACTGGTAGTGAGCTGAATGGCATTGCATTTTATGATGCTCCACCATTATATGTTGTGAGCTTAAATATA GTCAAGAATTTTATCCTTCTTGGTGATGTTCACAAGAGCATATACTTTTTAGTTGGAAGGAATAGGTTACTGTAG